The following are encoded in a window of Psychrobacter sp. P11F6 genomic DNA:
- a CDS encoding rod shape-determining protein, whose amino-acid sequence MNLFGFLSNNIAIDLGTANTLIFIPNKGVVLDEPTVVALRSNRTQNPTVAAVGIDAKQMLGRTPANITAIRPLKDGVIADFEVTQKMLKHFITKVKAKRFMAQPNVVVCVPCKSTLVERKAIREAVSSAGASKVLLLEEPMAAAIGAGLPVHEASGSMVVDIGGGTTEIAVIALSGCVYAESIRIGGDMFDDAIITHVRRTHGCVIGETTAERIKHEVGSALNEDSQLEVEVRGRSMAEGVPKTFTVNSEEVQKALSDPLSGIVSAVKAALEQTPPELSSDIAERGIVLTGGGALLRDLDKLISRETGLPVTVAEDPLTCVSRGGGIALDFINNKSLNMIFV is encoded by the coding sequence ATGAACCTGTTTGGATTTTTATCAAATAATATCGCTATCGACCTCGGTACTGCGAACACTCTCATTTTTATTCCTAATAAAGGCGTCGTACTTGACGAGCCTACGGTGGTTGCGTTACGAAGTAATCGTACACAAAACCCTACCGTTGCGGCTGTTGGTATTGATGCCAAGCAGATGCTTGGTCGTACACCTGCCAATATTACAGCGATTCGCCCATTAAAAGACGGTGTGATTGCTGACTTTGAAGTGACGCAAAAAATGCTCAAGCATTTCATCACGAAGGTAAAAGCCAAGCGTTTTATGGCGCAGCCTAATGTGGTGGTTTGTGTGCCTTGTAAGTCTACTCTGGTTGAGCGTAAAGCGATTCGTGAAGCGGTATCTTCGGCAGGTGCGAGTAAAGTACTATTGTTAGAAGAGCCAATGGCTGCTGCCATCGGTGCTGGCTTGCCAGTTCATGAGGCCAGCGGTTCGATGGTGGTTGATATTGGTGGCGGCACGACGGAGATAGCCGTTATCGCGTTATCTGGTTGCGTTTATGCTGAGTCGATTCGTATCGGTGGCGATATGTTTGATGACGCGATTATCACCCACGTACGCCGTACCCATGGTTGCGTGATTGGTGAGACGACAGCTGAGCGTATCAAGCATGAAGTTGGCTCTGCTTTGAATGAAGACAGTCAGCTAGAAGTTGAAGTTCGCGGTCGTAGCATGGCAGAAGGCGTGCCAAAAACCTTTACTGTTAATTCAGAAGAAGTACAAAAAGCCCTGAGTGATCCGCTGAGCGGCATTGTTAGCGCGGTGAAAGCTGCACTTGAGCAGACGCCACCTGAGCTGTCATCAGACATCGCAGAGCGTGGTATTGTCTTGACGGGCGGCGGTGCGCTGTTACGTGATTTGGACAAATTAATTTCAAGAGAGACAGGTCTACCTGTGACCGTTGCCGAAGATCCGCTGACTTGTGTTAGCCGCGGCGGTGGTATTGCGCTTGATTTTATCAATAACAAAAGCTTGAACATGATTTTTGTTTAG
- the mreC gene encoding rod shape-determining protein MreC yields the protein MTPSIFARQPLALRKTAIVLIAALILMWFDSKNSEWFNPVRSTSHAAMQPIYELSLLPSYAKHWAGGSLQSKEALRRENMQLKSQLIHAQAKLQQQDYILAQNARLQGILSTTKPEQFDLNLAQVIGTDTNLLRQIVVLNKGVQDGVQVGQTVIDEDGILGQIINVYPNTSRLLLITDEQQSVAVTVKRTGQRAIVTGQGIPTSLSLDYVFKTSDVRVGDELVSSGLGGRIPAGYRVGRIAHIKDTQADNFRSIEVTPAANFIDNAYVLVLQDKLVNKNNITLNDR from the coding sequence ATGACCCCAAGTATTTTTGCGCGCCAGCCGTTAGCACTTCGTAAGACTGCCATTGTATTAATAGCAGCTCTAATACTGATGTGGTTCGATAGCAAAAATTCAGAATGGTTTAATCCAGTACGTAGTACCAGTCATGCCGCTATGCAGCCTATTTATGAGCTATCACTGTTACCGAGTTATGCCAAGCATTGGGCAGGTGGCAGCTTACAGTCTAAAGAAGCGCTGCGCCGCGAAAACATGCAATTGAAGTCTCAGCTCATCCATGCGCAAGCCAAGTTGCAGCAGCAAGATTATATTTTGGCACAAAATGCGCGGCTGCAAGGTATTTTATCAACGACCAAGCCTGAACAATTTGATCTTAATTTGGCACAGGTAATCGGTACAGACACCAACTTACTCAGACAAATCGTGGTGCTCAATAAAGGCGTTCAAGACGGGGTTCAAGTTGGACAAACAGTGATTGATGAGGACGGTATTTTAGGGCAGATTATTAATGTCTATCCCAATACCAGTCGCCTGCTATTGATTACTGATGAGCAGCAATCGGTTGCAGTTACGGTTAAGCGCACAGGTCAACGCGCTATCGTGACAGGGCAAGGTATACCAACCTCATTAAGCCTTGATTATGTGTTCAAAACCTCAGACGTGCGTGTGGGTGATGAGCTGGTGTCATCAGGATTGGGTGGGCGTATTCCAGCAGGGTATCGTGTCGGGCGTATCGCCCATATTAAAGATACTCAAGCCGATAACTTTAGAAGTATAGAAGTGACCCCAGCGGCGAACTTTATCGATAATGCATATGTATTAGTCCTGCAAGATAAGCTGGTGAATAAAAATAATATTACCCTCAATGACCGTTAA
- the mreD gene encoding rod shape-determining protein MreD, which yields MSYPDSENATVLLIATIILSFVIASSLNVYPLSPSMATLRPMVMIMVLIFWLLFQPRYVGIFTAFTIGLIADLLMDTHLGQQAFAAVAVAFFIKITSIYIRQLNTISAWLLASLGLFIFQLCLWILQMFIQNVFVAQSTLSLLMSIISWPLVLLALRKFAS from the coding sequence ATGTCGTATCCTGATTCTGAGAATGCAACGGTACTACTGATTGCTACCATCATTCTAAGTTTTGTTATTGCGTCATCGCTTAATGTCTATCCGTTAAGTCCTAGTATGGCTACCTTACGCCCTATGGTCATGATCATGGTGCTGATTTTTTGGTTATTATTTCAGCCACGCTATGTTGGTATTTTTACAGCATTTACCATCGGTCTCATTGCTGACTTACTCATGGATACCCATTTGGGACAGCAAGCCTTTGCCGCCGTGGCAGTCGCCTTCTTCATAAAAATAACCAGTATTTATATTAGGCAACTAAATACCATCAGTGCATGGTTATTAGCAAGCTTAGGATTGTTTATTTTTCAATTATGTTTATGGATATTGCAGATGTTTATCCAGAATGTCTTTGTCGCACAATCTACCTTATCACTGTTGATGAGTATAATCAGCTGGCCATTGGTACTACTGGCTTTGCGTAAATTTGCGTCATAA
- a CDS encoding Maf family protein gives MDIILASGSPRRRELLERAQLEFSTLSVDVDETKHDDESPTDYIERMVATKAEAAIQQLASRLKTDKSCFSDSFIILTSDTIGVLADGQTVLVKPVDREHAYSMWQQMSDSVHEVWTAVQATHVSLSSKVANSSTHEPVFQIINQQRITERTEVTFIALTAEMMSNYWESGEPADKAGGYGIQGLGAIWVSRINGSYTNVVGLPLPQTLALIKNVTDISVK, from the coding sequence ATGGATATTATTTTAGCTTCTGGTTCGCCGCGCCGTCGTGAGCTGTTAGAAAGAGCACAACTAGAATTTAGCACATTGAGTGTAGATGTCGATGAAACAAAGCATGATGATGAGTCACCTACAGACTATATCGAGCGCATGGTCGCCACTAAAGCTGAGGCTGCCATACAGCAACTAGCATCACGCTTGAAAACGGATAAAAGCTGTTTTTCTGACTCGTTTATCATTCTAACGTCTGATACCATCGGTGTGCTGGCAGATGGTCAAACAGTGCTGGTCAAGCCAGTCGATCGTGAGCACGCTTATAGCATGTGGCAACAGATGTCTGATAGTGTCCATGAAGTATGGACAGCAGTTCAAGCAACGCATGTATCATTATCTTCTAAAGTGGCTAACAGCTCAACTCATGAGCCAGTATTTCAAATCATTAATCAGCAACGAATCACTGAGCGTACCGAAGTGACCTTTATAGCGCTCACTGCAGAGATGATGAGTAACTATTGGGAAAGTGGTGAGCCTGCTGATAAAGCGGGTGGTTATGGTATACAAGGTTTGGGTGCTATTTGGGTCAGCCGTATCAATGGTAGCTATACCAATGTCGTGGGTTTACCACTTCCACAAACGCTGGCGTTAATTAAAAACGTCACAGATATTAGTGTCAAGTAA
- a CDS encoding Rne/Rng family ribonuclease, producing MSEELLINISPMESRVAVLDNGILGEIYIERHHKLGLVGNIYLGTVVRVLPGMQAAFVDIGQSRTAFLHVNDMQREPRPVAENKSKAADNSDKNSDSNIEDAVVENSTNNLAVTPPVISIQNTEVIPVSKTLIQHRLHESQRILVQVTKDQLGSKGARLTTNISLPSRYLVYLPSSEHIGISQRIDGEEERTRLKTELSSLMQTVNLKGGLIARTAAERVPVDKLEEDIYYLLQLWRTICARRQEMKQHQSSELIYQELSLPLRSIRDLVHADTEKVIIDNAQIYEQVRSFAKEFVPFVYDRIVHYTAEPSLFDVHRVEDDLRDALKRRVDLKSGGYLIIDQTEAMTTIDVNTGSFVGGRSLEDTVYKTNLEATHAIARQLRLRNLGGIIILDFIDMLEQQHKDDVLESLQSQLVQDYAKTKITQVSELGLVEMTRKRTRESLGQQLCEPCSTCQGRGFVKTAETVCFEIFREIMRCARTYNSPKKFTVVAHAAVIDLLLTSESDTVADLEYLLGRVITFDVENLYTQEQYDIVLD from the coding sequence ATGTCCGAAGAGCTGCTGATTAATATTAGTCCAATGGAATCCCGTGTCGCAGTCTTAGACAATGGCATCTTGGGCGAAATTTATATTGAACGTCATCATAAATTGGGTCTGGTCGGCAATATCTATCTGGGTACAGTCGTACGCGTTTTACCTGGTATGCAGGCAGCATTCGTTGATATCGGGCAGTCGCGGACAGCATTTTTACATGTCAATGATATGCAGCGTGAGCCGCGTCCAGTAGCAGAAAATAAGAGTAAAGCGGCTGACAATAGCGATAAAAACTCGGATAGCAATATAGAAGATGCTGTGGTAGAAAATAGTACTAATAACTTGGCTGTCACGCCACCGGTGATTAGTATACAAAATACCGAAGTCATCCCTGTGTCTAAAACGTTGATTCAACATCGCTTGCATGAAAGCCAACGTATTTTAGTGCAAGTGACCAAAGATCAGTTGGGCAGTAAAGGCGCTCGCTTGACCACCAATATATCCTTGCCATCTCGCTATTTGGTGTATCTGCCCTCAAGCGAACACATTGGTATCTCTCAGCGCATTGATGGCGAAGAAGAGCGCACTCGTCTGAAGACTGAGCTTAGTAGCCTGATGCAAACGGTCAATCTAAAAGGCGGTCTCATCGCTCGTACCGCTGCTGAACGTGTCCCTGTCGATAAGCTTGAAGAAGACATTTATTATCTACTGCAGCTGTGGCGTACCATCTGCGCGCGTCGCCAAGAGATGAAACAACATCAAAGTTCTGAGCTTATTTATCAAGAGCTATCATTACCGCTGCGCTCTATCCGTGATTTGGTACACGCGGATACCGAGAAAGTCATCATCGATAATGCACAAATTTACGAACAAGTCAGATCCTTTGCCAAAGAGTTTGTGCCTTTTGTCTATGACCGTATTGTCCATTATACCGCTGAGCCATCCTTGTTTGATGTCCATCGTGTCGAAGATGATTTGCGTGATGCTTTAAAACGCCGCGTAGATTTAAAATCAGGTGGCTATCTGATTATCGACCAAACAGAAGCGATGACCACAATCGATGTCAATACGGGATCATTCGTAGGCGGGCGTTCGTTAGAAGATACGGTTTATAAAACCAATCTTGAGGCAACTCATGCAATCGCCCGTCAGCTGCGTTTGCGTAATCTAGGTGGTATTATCATCCTAGACTTTATTGACATGCTTGAACAGCAGCATAAAGATGATGTGTTAGAGAGCCTGCAATCACAGCTAGTACAAGACTATGCCAAAACTAAGATTACTCAGGTCAGTGAGCTTGGGTTAGTAGAGATGACGCGTAAACGTACGCGTGAGTCGCTCGGGCAGCAGCTATGTGAGCCGTGCTCTACGTGCCAAGGACGCGGCTTTGTTAAAACGGCTGAGACAGTGTGCTTTGAGATATTCCGTGAAATCATGCGTTGTGCTCGTACTTATAACTCTCCCAAGAAATTTACGGTCGTTGCCCATGCCGCAGTCATTGATTTACTTCTCACTTCAGAGTCAGACACGGTGGCAGATTTAGAGTATTTACTTGGTAGAGTGATTACCTTTGATGTCGAAAATCTCTATACTCAAGAGCAATATGACATTGTTTTGGATTGA
- the rpsJ gene encoding 30S ribosomal protein S10, which produces MANQRIRIRLKSFDHRLIDQSAQEIVDTAKRTGAQVCGPVPLPTRIERFNVLTSPHVNKDARDQYEIRTHKRMVDIVQPTDKTVDALMKLDLAAGVDVQIALG; this is translated from the coding sequence ATGGCTAACCAGAGAATCCGTATCCGTCTTAAGTCTTTTGATCATCGTCTGATTGATCAATCTGCACAAGAGATTGTTGATACTGCAAAGCGCACCGGTGCGCAAGTTTGTGGTCCTGTACCGTTGCCGACTCGCATTGAGCGCTTCAACGTTCTAACTTCACCACACGTAAACAAAGACGCTCGTGATCAGTACGAAATCCGTACTCATAAGCGTATGGTTGACATCGTTCAACCTACCGACAAAACTGTGGATGCGCTAATGAAGCTTGACTTGGCGGCGGGTGTTGACGTTCAAATTGCTTTGGGTTAA
- the rplC gene encoding 50S ribosomal protein L3 — MAIGLVGKKCGMTRVFTEAGASIPVTVVEISANRITQVKNTDVDGYQAIQVTTGTRRDSRVAAAQKGHFAKAGVAAGRGVWEFRANDSDLEGREIGGEILADLFEQGQMVDVTGNSKGKGFQGGVKRHNFSMQDATHGNSVSHRAIGSTGQNQSPGKVFKGKKMPGQMGNKRVTVQGLEVISVDVEKGLLVIKGAIPGATGGDVIVRPSVKA, encoded by the coding sequence ATGGCGATCGGTTTAGTCGGTAAAAAATGCGGCATGACCCGTGTCTTCACTGAAGCAGGCGCATCTATCCCTGTAACAGTGGTTGAGATCAGTGCTAATCGCATTACTCAAGTAAAAAATACTGATGTAGATGGCTATCAAGCCATCCAAGTTACCACAGGTACCCGTCGTGACAGCCGCGTAGCAGCAGCTCAAAAAGGTCACTTCGCTAAAGCTGGCGTTGCCGCTGGTCGTGGTGTTTGGGAATTTCGTGCCAATGATAGCGATCTTGAAGGTCGTGAAATTGGTGGTGAGATCCTAGCTGACTTGTTCGAACAAGGTCAGATGGTTGATGTCACAGGTAACAGTAAAGGTAAAGGCTTTCAAGGCGGCGTGAAGCGTCACAACTTCAGCATGCAAGATGCCACTCATGGTAACTCAGTATCTCACCGTGCCATTGGTTCAACTGGTCAAAACCAGTCACCAGGTAAAGTCTTCAAAGGCAAAAAAATGCCAGGTCAGATGGGTAACAAACGCGTTACCGTTCAGGGCCTAGAAGTGATATCGGTTGATGTTGAAAAAGGGTTACTTGTCATCAAGGGTGCTATCCCAGGTGCCACCGGTGGCGATGTCATCGTACGTCCGTCAGTCAAAGCCTAA
- the rplD gene encoding 50S ribosomal protein L4, with amino-acid sequence MDLKTVTGAAVELSDTAFGREFNEALVHQVVTAYLAGARQGTRAQKTRAEVSGGGIKPWRQKGTGRARAGSIRSPIWRGGGRAFAAKPQDWSQKVNRKMYRGAMQCILAELIRQERLILVEELSVSGPKTKELIAKLGELNASRALIVTKEVDENLYLAARNIPHVNVLDTSEVDPVSLIAFDKVIMTVEAAKQFEEALA; translated from the coding sequence GTGGATTTAAAAACAGTTACAGGGGCGGCAGTTGAGCTTTCTGATACGGCTTTCGGTCGTGAATTCAACGAAGCACTAGTGCATCAAGTCGTCACCGCATATCTTGCTGGTGCTCGTCAAGGTACACGCGCTCAAAAAACCCGTGCCGAAGTTTCTGGTGGTGGCATTAAGCCATGGCGCCAAAAAGGTACTGGTCGCGCTCGTGCAGGTTCTATTCGTAGCCCAATCTGGCGTGGGGGCGGTCGTGCATTCGCGGCTAAACCACAAGATTGGTCACAGAAAGTTAACCGTAAAATGTATCGCGGTGCTATGCAGTGTATCTTAGCCGAATTGATTCGCCAAGAGCGTTTGATTTTGGTCGAAGAGCTAAGCGTTTCTGGACCTAAGACTAAAGAGTTGATTGCAAAGTTAGGTGAGTTAAATGCATCACGTGCATTAATCGTCACTAAAGAAGTTGACGAAAACTTATACTTAGCTGCTCGCAACATCCCACATGTCAATGTACTTGATACAAGTGAAGTGGATCCAGTGAGCTTGATCGCTTTTGATAAAGTGATCATGACAGTCGAAGCTGCGAAACAATTTGAGGAAGCACTAGCATGA
- the rplW gene encoding 50S ribosomal protein L23 encodes MNNARLYQILRGPVFSEKSQMLGDSLGVQVFKIDSNATKLEVKKAVEMMFEGVEVLKVNTLNVKGKTKRFGKSIGRRNDYKKAYVTLKAGQDVQMADAGEEVANTTASTSETANNE; translated from the coding sequence ATGAATAACGCAAGACTTTATCAGATCCTAAGAGGACCTGTATTCTCAGAGAAATCTCAAATGCTTGGCGACTCACTTGGTGTGCAGGTATTTAAAATTGACTCTAACGCTACTAAGCTTGAAGTCAAAAAAGCGGTTGAGATGATGTTTGAAGGTGTTGAAGTTTTAAAAGTAAACACTTTGAATGTTAAAGGTAAGACAAAGCGTTTTGGTAAAAGTATCGGCCGTCGTAATGACTACAAAAAAGCCTACGTTACCTTAAAAGCTGGTCAAGATGTACAAATGGCTGATGCTGGTGAAGAGGTCGCGAATACGACTGCTTCTACTAGTGAAACAGCGAACAACGAATAA